GTAGCAATGTtgattgtgtctgtttttgtctcTATGACAGTCTGACCCCTAAAGGTCTGAGTCCAGCTGCATTGTCACCTGCACTTCAACGGCTGGTCAACAGATCGTCCAGTAAATACACGGATAAGGCGTTGCGGGCGAGCTACACTCCCTCACCCTCTCATCGCAACCTCAGCTCTAAAACTCCACACGGTGGCGCTCTGACACCCTCGGGAACACCCACGCCCAGCAAAACCAAAACACCTGCCGCCCATGATCCCGCGTCCATCACTGACGACCTACTGCAGCTGCCCAAGAGGAGGAAAGCGTCCGATTACTTCTGATCACACTGAACAGTGAACTGGACTAAATGCCCCCTGCTGGTGAAGAAGGGGAGAAACTTAAAACTCAAACGAAAAGCACACGTCTCAAACACTGCAAATCCAGTTAATATAACTGTTATGTCCCAATATTCTACCTGTTTATAGACATTATTAcctgttttgtcattttagcCAGTAAAACTGTCTCATTTCACAGCTAGTTTTACGCTTCTTCAAAAAAGTTATTCCCCAGTTAGAACTTAAGATAACACATAACAGGTAAAAAATGGttgatttcattttatattatcctctcattatgaaaaaaaatttgATATATTGACTATCAacaatatttagattttttttcacagtcCTGTGGTCAGTGTCAGACCAGTTTAATTTTCACTGCATAGCGAAGTAATCGTTTTGATATTGGAGCAGGAGTGTGGTGACGTATTTTGTTAAAAGTAAGAAAACTGGAAAGACTATGACTTTAAATCTCTAAAAGGCTGAAAGCTAAAGGTTGGAAAACCCTCTGAATGTTCATTACATATGAGTTTGTATAATTTTATACAGTGTATAGAAGCTCGGGCATTTTGGGTCAAAATAAGAGCAATTTCTCAAAACTTTGCTGatgtttgtttaattatttgcaGCACAAGTTGAATGAACAGGTGGCTAAAGCTAGTCTTCAGAGTTGCTGCTGGCGGATGATGGTAGTTCTGCTTGCTTAGAGCCTCCTGCTCTGTCTGTAGACTCTGGAGAGGGTTCTGCTGCTGACTCAGCTTCAGGTTCCTCAGAGTTCTCCTGGTAATGTTTCAGGGTTCTAAGTTCCTCCTTGCTCCTATTTTTGTGGCAGGCCCTTggtctggctctgatgtccacAGATTCTTTGGATTTCTTCTGGAGCCAAAGGTGTTCCAAAATGCTGCAAATCTTGATCCGCCTAGCCACATTGGGGTGAAGCATCCTGTAGATGAGGTCTTTGCATTCCAATGGGACGAATGCAGAACGAGGGAAATCCACGCAATGCTCCATTTGAATCCTCAGCATCTTCTTAATGTTGGAGTCATCATAAGGCATGGAGTCACACATCATGACGAACAGGACCACACCCATGCTCCACACATCGCTCACTTTAGGCTCGTATGGGAAACCATGCAAAACCTCTGGAGCTGTGTAAGCCATGGAACCGCAGAAAGTTCTGCTGAGGACCATCTGGCCGCCCTCGTACTCTAACTTCTTGCTGAACCCAAAGTCTGAAACCTTCAGGTTGAAGTGCTTATCCAGCAGCAGGTTCTCGCATTTCAGGTCCCGGTGGGCGATGTCCAGGTGGTGGATGTACTGGATGGCGAGCGAGAGCTGACGGAACAGTTTCCTGCCAAAGTCTTCGGGCAGAGGTCCACGGGCTTTGATCAGCTCCAGCAGGTCCCCTTGAACTCCAAGCTCCATCACCATGTACACCATACCCTGGGACGTGTTGAAGATGTCGATGGTCTTCACGATGTTGCTGTGGTTCAGTGATCGCAAGATGTCCAGCTCTCGTGGCAGGAACTTGTCCAGAAAGTCCTGCGCCGCTGTCTTCCTGTTGATGATCTTTATGGCCACGTTGGTTTTGAGGTGCTGTGAGTAAGCAGACTTAACATGGCCATAGGATCCTTCACCCAGCCTGATGCCCAGTGTGTACCCGCGCTTCTTCAGGAACTCAGCTTCAGTCATGATGGTGCTCACTTCAGCCCACTAACATATCCAAGCGATACAGCCCAAATTCAGCCTGCAGGCTTTCCTTTTAGTTTCAAAGTTTATTTGGGTTACAAGAAATTCTGATTACGAAGTGGCTTTTGATTACATCACAATTCGGAATTAGGAAGCCCCGCCGCAGTTTCTAACTGATAGTATTGCGATGACGTCACAGTCGTCAATTTGCCAATTTGGTAGCAACAAGTTCACTCAGCAGTGCTGCGGCTGTTTAATAAGATGAAGCCAAACTGATCCAGCAAAGGCAGGAAAACAGGCTTAAAAAACTTTTGATGTTTGAGAACTGTATTACTACAACTATATTTGAGTTTAGAGATTTCCTGCTGTTACTAGCGCCGCATCCCAAATCGCCTACTAgctcactaaatagtgtgtaaaaatagcGCATATCCCATTAGAAGTGCGctcattagtgtagtaggtgaagtacagaagtgcCCGGTTTGCGGTCAACAGCTTCTATGCTGTGCTGCTCGTTAGTGGCTTATTAAACAACACCGAGAGAAAGTTTGATGGTTTTTATGACTAAGAAGCTtgttgaggtaaatgaatgcatttaatgAGGTAACGATGTTAGTTTTATATTCACCAACTTCTCTGTGCAACTGCAGCGCCATTTAAGATGGTAGCTTGTCAAGTTTCAGTCCGGAGCAGTTGGATGTTTTTATTGATCCACTtttcacaaggctgaagttggtttcCTGTTCGACTTTTTCGTTATACCTTAAATGATTCACTAGGTACCTTAATGGTGCACTGGAGCCAGAATGTATCTGCAATGCCATTTTTAATGtcaaacaaacattttgaataaaaatttGGCAAATACGAGGCAGATCGGCTTCATATGTGCTCACAGTGTTTAAAGTTGGTAATGAAATACACTGGCTGTTCAGATCCCTTGCTTCAAAATGATTTTAGGACAGAAAACCGCTATGAAAACAGCTGAAAAGTCGACTTCAAGAATTTCGAATCTTAGAATCACTGGCCAAGAGAGATCGGCCCGATTCCCAGACGCGTTGAAGTCGAAGAATCGACTCTTTTGAAATTGACTCCTCACTACACTTGTGCTGACAGGCTATATTCATTAACACAAAGGAACGTTTAGAATCTAACAGAGAACATTTACCACATTTtactaatttaaataaacataagaCTTAAGACTGACTAAAAGCCTCCTTAAACGTAAGGAGGTTTTAGTGACAAAAACTGaactaatgctaaagctaattaCGGAGCtaattgaacttttttttttttgcttcttcatTAAATATAGTGTTGGTAAatacagtatagtacagtatagttTATCACAGACGAGGCTTTATTCGTAGTTCTAATTCATTATGTTACTCTCAGTCATCAGTTAAAGATGTCTGTTGAAGAAGTAAAAGAAGTTAGTTATGTTCTTTTGAGCTTTTGAGTTTGTTTCAGCCTTGCTCACTGCACGTTTCCAACGGCTGCTGGCTCGTCTGTGGAATAattcttttatataaaatgatgaCATTTAGAATCAAATAGTTGTAATGTCTGTAAGGGAAACACAGCTTATTTCATTGGGCGTCTTGGATAATTAGTGCACCATTTGAACACAGAAGGCATTATTTCATTACCTCTTAAATGCACTTCATAGGGGGCATGGAGCCATTTGAGTTTCATTCTTGTGTTTCGCTGCATTTCTGACCGCTGTAGTGAGTTCAGTTCAGCGTCACAGCCTCTGCTGTCCGCTGGCAGTGCTGCGTTTCGCTGCTGAGCTTGAACGTAAACATTCGGTTTGAGATTCGAGAGTTTGTTGTCAGGTGCTCAGAGAAGCAATACTGTACAGTCAGATTCCTACTCTGAACTACATGTTACTATACAAACTATACTATGAATGTAAAAGAAAGCGCAAATATGCTGTATGTTATGGACTATACAGTGTGTGCAGTTGTAATTATGACAAATTCTAACAAACATAAAAGCATGTGTACAGTATGCAATGTGAgtgcaaatgaaaaataaaaatggatagAGATAAATAGGTAAAGAGAGACTCAAGTTTTCCTAAAACTCCTCTGCTGAAAAACACCATAGAAAATGTTTCTCTTGGTCCTTAATGATTTTGTAATGTGGCTTTTtaaatgggttgatatcacagtgtaaaggatcaTAATAACAGGAGACCAGTGGCTAGACATGCGTGAAATGTTTTgtgaatagaataaaataattaacaACACTCAAGAGTAAAATACAAGACAAGACTGCTTCTAAAAACATTAGTAAAGGAATGGGTGgctttcaggagctcagagaattccagcgtggaaCTGTGACGCCACctatgcaacaagtccagttgtgaaatttcctcactactaaatattccacagtcagctgtcagtggtattacaaaaaagtggaagagattgggaatGACCGCAactcagccatgtaaaatgacagcagggTCAGAGGATGCTAAGGCgcagtgcacagaggtcaccaactttctcgcagagtcaattgctacagccctccagacttcatgtggccttcagattagctcaagaacagtggagagagcttcatggaatgggtttccatggtcaagcagctgcatccaagccttacatcaccaaccgcaatgcaaagcattgactGCAGCGTAAAAGCGTAAAAGCGTAAAGCGCCGTCACTGGACAGCATCTGGCAAtttgatggatgactctgggtttgacAGTTGCCAGGTGAACAGTACttgactgactgcattgtgccaagtgtaaagtttggtggagggggattatggtgcggggttgtttttcaggagttgggctcggaccCTTAGCTCtggtgaaaggagctcttaatgcttcagcagaccaagagattttggacaatttcatgctgccAACTTTGTGGGACCAGTGTGGggttggccccttcctgttccaacatggctACGCACCagggcacaaagcaaggtccataaagacgtggatgagcgagtttggtgtggaagaacttgactggcctgcaaagagtcctgaactcaacccgatagaacaactttgagatgaattagagcaaaGACTGCAAGCCaagccttcttgtccaacatcagtttctgacctcacaaatgcgcttctggaagaatggtcaaaaattcccataaacacactcctaaacattgtggaaagccttcccagaagaactgaaggtgttatagctgcaaagggttggccgacattatattaaaccctatggattaagaatgggatctcactcaacttcacatgcgtgtgaaggcagatgagcgaataattttggcaatatagtgtattttaggAGGACTGTTGAAATGTATCTCTCTGTCCTTCTAAAAAAGGACCACTAAAAACAATTTAGATTAATACCTAATGGATTTGCTTTCTAATGAGAATTGCCGCAATGGTTTTCAAttgagaccactagtttcctgtagaacacatttacatgcattgaAAATCACTCACTGGCcccctgttaaaccattaggatcctttacacAGTGACATCAACTCATTAAagacaaaacacattacagaaccaccaggaaccaacagaaacatttaatgGTTTATATGGGTTTTTTTTAGCAGGGGGGTCTTGTTGGGATACAAATCTTGTAAGCAAAAAATCCAAGATCTTTTCCAATCAGTATAGAcagatagattcaactttgtcatttcCCAGTACAAGTCAATGAAATGCAattagcatctaccagaagtgcaaatagcAGCAACAGTGCAAGACAGCTAGTGCAAATGTGTAATAACAAGCATATGTCTATGAAATATATAACTATATGAACAGTATATAcaacattataaatatatctatgaattatatatacactgtattgctAGAAGTAATTGCTTGTCTGTCTTCACACCCATATGAGTTTTagtgacatcctattcttaatccatccatccatccatccatccatccattttctaagccacttctccgtcagggtcgcagggggtgctggagcctatcccccattcttaatccatagggtttaatatgattttgcccaccctttgcagctataatagcttcaactcttctgggaaggctttcaacaaggtttaggagtgtgtttatgggaatgttttACCATTCTTACAGAAgcccatttgtgaggtcagacactgatgttggatgagaagccCTGGCTCggagtctccactctaattcatcccattcatcccaaaggtgttctatcgggatgacgtcaggactctgtgcaggccagtcaagttcttccacgccaaactcactcatccatgtctttatgaccCTTGCTTTATAATACCaatgacagttgattgtggaatatttagtagcgaggaaatttcaccttcttGCACACGTGATAttctatcacagtaccacgctgaaattcactgagctcctgagagcgacccattttttcacaaatatttgtagaagcagtctgcatgcagTCTGCAAATTTGTTGATTTagatgggtgaatgaatacatgaatgaaaatatatatatatggattgTTTCATACTGTTGGACTATGTGAGAGAATTCTTGTGAGTTCATCGAGACCTCAATCCCActtgaatactttttttttttacagttttatggaCTTGCATCTGATTATGTTTAATCAGATAATCATAATAATGTATATTCCAGTATTCTATTGTACACCTTACAATAAACTAATGAGACATTTTAATTTACtaaatatgaaatgtattttacataTTAATTCACATGACAGGGTTTAAATACGACATTCCCTCCCGCGAGTGCAGCACTACAAGCTTAAAACGGACAACATGcgcacattttaaaatgacacaaaCCTGCTGTTTGTTTACAGACTCGTGAACGCGTCACAGATTCGAATCATTTAAAGAATCGAATCACCAGAAAGAAAACTCGTCTGAATGGCAGCAGAGCAGCCGAGAGAGTCCCGCCCCTTCCTATTTTTCGATAGGCTGTTCTTCATATAGCTCTTCCTCTATTGTGTACTGATAGGTCAAGACCCCTGTAGTCCCGCCCTCGCTGGTTGCTGATTGGCTACGGGGCGGAGGGCACTAAGGCTGATGGAGGAGAACGCGGCCATCTTGTTGTGTTTTGGGCCGAGCTGAAGCGgcagcagagagagacggagcgCAGGCTAATAAACGCAAACACCAACAAAGTACACACGGCAAGCAAACAAGTGCAGCAGACAGCAACAGCAAGACCGGGGCACAGCAGGTTGGACCCCGTGGTGTCCTGAGGAGCTCCAGGCGGAGGGCAGTCTCTCCGCGGCCCTTCTGTCCCCCGGAGCCCGGAATGTGCGCTCGATGTGGGGGAAGGCGCGCTGTACCGCTCCGCTGCTGCTCATCGCGCTGCTGAGCGCCATCATCATGGAGCCGCCGGGCACAGGTCAGTCTACCGCCCCACTCTTCCCCAGCGTACAGGACAGCCTACTCCCAGGGCACAGACAGGCAGTAGCGCCGCTGGCCGGTAACCGAGAGCAGGTACAGCCCGTTAGCAGCACGGCTAGACGACTTGCGGAGTGGAGTCTGTTATTAACACAGCAGGCCAGATCAGACCGCTCAACCTTAAATACACACTTAAAACCTAATTTAACCCTTAGTACACACTTAATATTCAACACATCTTACACACTTAGCACTCGGTACACATTCTCTGTTGGAGCCAGACAAGCAATACAAACTGTCACAACATCAGACTGTGCCGTTACACTTATCGTACTGTGTTGTAACATACCGTACCGTAGTGTAACATATCGCACTGTATCGTAGCTTAACATCGGGCTATATTGTAACA
The DNA window shown above is from Pygocentrus nattereri isolate fPygNat1 chromosome 18, fPygNat1.pri, whole genome shotgun sequence and carries:
- the LOC108425176 gene encoding testis-specific serine/threonine-protein kinase 1; protein product: MTEAEFLKKRGYTLGIRLGEGSYGHVKSAYSQHLKTNVAIKIINRKTAAQDFLDKFLPRELDILRSLNHSNIVKTIDIFNTSQGMVYMVMELGVQGDLLELIKARGPLPEDFGRKLFRQLSLAIQYIHHLDIAHRDLKCENLLLDKHFNLKVSDFGFSKKLEYEGGQMVLSRTFCGSMAYTAPEVLHGFPYEPKVSDVWSMGVVLFVMMCDSMPYDDSNIKKMLRIQMEHCVDFPRSAFVPLECKDLIYRMLHPNVARRIKICSILEHLWLQKKSKESVDIRARPRACHKNRSKEELRTLKHYQENSEEPEAESAAEPSPESTDRAGGSKQAELPSSASSNSED